TGAGTTGTGTATTGCCCCTGCTTCCGGTCTCTTACACTGAGCTGGGCTAGCATATCATTGGCTGTGACTGTGGGTACGATGCATTTCCTAAAAAGCTTTAATGTGCAGCTACCTGTGAGTACTCTCAAACTAAAAACCTGTTGTGTTTAATAAAGTTGCAAATCAGATGGATTATCTATCACACACCAAAGTCTAATCAGAGGAATCAAAAGATGGACTCGCATTACACCTGTTGATGTATGTAACTGTGTATTGGTATCAGGCAAAATGCCAGTTTGTCAAAATTGTTTTTCAGATTCTGTCATGTTGAGCTGCAGTCTTTCAAAGTGTATGAAACGTTCAAAAAATCATTTCCAACATGAACCACATTGCTCTTAATTTCATGTTGCCtaaacttttgttttcatgtttgttcAACTGTTTTCTGTCTTAACACAGTTTTTACTACTTAACCTCTTGAATCTTGTGAAAGAAAGCCTTCTGATACTGTATGTAGCAAAGGGCTGGGGGTGATTGAGTAGTGATTGTGGGAGAAAAGGTGGTCAAGAGTTTTATGCATCAGAAACTCAAGTTTCAGAATGAATAAGAAATTATGTTATCTAAATAAAGGGACCTCTCATCTGTGCACTTTGTTCCATCCTAGAAAATAAACCAAGAGCTTGGAAGTGCCTGATCAAACAGCGAATTTTAACTTTTGTTTGAAACGTGGACCTTGAACACAACTTCTCTGTGATTTACAATGACTCAGGTTTAATTGCTCACCAAATTCCGGTGGTAGTTAATACTAGATTCTGACCTTTATTGGATAACAATGACCTTCCTGTGAACAGAATATCTGTAGAATACAAACTTTTTTAGAATAATACAAACAATCTTTCAGTAGAGTAGAGCACAGTTTAGCATGCAGCTGTGCAGCAAACAGTCATAAAGGCTGATgatgcagcagacagcccagCTACAATCATATTAGCATTGAAGGACGGAAAAATGGTGATACTCTGCTGCTGCATATGATTacatgaaatatatattttctagAATTAGTGAttgtaaaaatgtatgtatgtgtgtcatatatatatatatatatatatatatatatatatatatatatataaacaataatgCAATAGGAATGATTACACAAGGACAATGctgatcagaaaaaaaatgaagaatcCTTCATTCAATTCCTTTGACTCTCAGCTCATCTTGAACTCGCTTCAGGTAATCTGAATCTGGGTATCCATAGCTGCAAAAACAGATGTCAGTCAGTTCATATACTCTTTTCATACAGCCTGCTTTGTGAATCAACAGAAAATGAGTGATCAGTGTAATGCTGTCTTACTGAGTGGGTCCTCCGTgtgttgtggttttgtggtGTATATCATTCCATGTAACCATGTTGTTCCTGCCGCTGGTGGTGGACCGACCGATGGTGAAGATGAGCCTCTGATCAAAGGCTCGCTTTAGCAGGTTCAGGATCATCCTGCCTTCTGAGGAGTCTGGGAGGTAGGCGGTCCGGAATACACCTTCATATGGCTGTCCGGGGTTTGGGTGCTCCTCCTGAGGACGCAGGAGAGATTTGTCAAACCAGAAGAcatgtttttgattttgtttgtatCCTAGCATTAACCATAGAATTACTCTACATTTTTTACATACAAAATATGCCATGTCCCATCATTGACCTATTTGTATTTATCTTACCTTTTGAATGCCACTGGGAATGTGATATTCGATTATTATTGTTCCATAATTCTTATATCCCGGCAAAGATGAGGAATGTGTGGTGACTTTCATTGTTCCCCCCTCAGGCTGGGTACCTGTTAAAGTGCCGTACAACTGTCCACAGGTCGGGCACACCGGCTTGTATTCAAAAGCTCTTTTTAGACAGTCTCTGCAGAATGAATGCTTACACCGCAgggtcttcttctctttttctgctATCGGTTCCATGCAGATCGGACATGAATCTTCAGGATccttgctgtgtgtgggtgaaggAGCTTTGCTTCCGCTGTATGGCATGTCAGCTTGCACTCTGTTACCTGAATCCCGTGCTTTCTCTGAGAGAAGCTGCTTTAGGTTAAAAATGTGTGCAAAAGGTCCTGTGACTGTAAACTCATGCTTGTTGTTGCTAGGTTTAAAGAGGATGTGTGGAAACATTTCCTTCAGGTCTGcttggtcatgtgacctcaaACTCACAGATGTAACCTGCAGGTCAGAGGCAGTTCTCTGGTAGAATGTAATGAAGCGCTGCCGAACTAGGTCAGAATAAAGCCTGTCAGCAGTGGACAATGAGTCAGGGTGAGGTCTGAAAATCAGCTGCACTGTGCTTCCGGGTGCTGCTCTTGGGACAGGCTGTTTTTTAATCTCAATACTCTTCCCTTGTATTGTTTTAAGTTTATCTGCATATTTTTCCTCAATATACTCCATGACATCTGCAGATACATCCAAAGGGCTGACACGATGTGCATCTTGCTGACGGGTCCGTCCTCTTGTAGCAGTGCTGGAGTGATGCATTGTTGACTCCAGTTTGACAACGAGGTGCTTTAGCTGCTCAATGTTTCCCTTCACTTTATAACAGGAGCCTTTCCTCTCAGGGCTGTAAGAGGACAAAATCCCCTTCAATCTTCTGGGGTCTTCATAATTAGTTTCATCAATGACGAGGCTGATGTCTGTGATAAACTAACAGGACATGACAGATTCAGTTAGTTTTCATATCAACTCTTAATTCGGAGTAATATGTGCAGTTGCAGTTCTCTTTAGAAATTAGTTTAACATACTTTTTAACCTAAAAACTGCAGGGCCGACACCATGAACTGGATTTAAAACTGGTTTTAACACCATGAACTTTTTATTTCTAAACTACAGCTCTACAGGACCCAATTCATTCTTAGCGTTGCCTTAAATGCTACCACATAGcctacatacatttaaaaaatgtatcatAGCGAGTTTTGCGATTTATAAATTAacgctcttttattttgaaggtccaCGCCCAAACCGgaagttttctgtttgttgttccCATGGTTCTTCCCAACCGAACTCGGCGCCCTTTTCACTTTTCAAGTAAAATATGTTggactttctttcttttgtaacCAATCTCAGTTTTATGTAAATCAAATAGCATCAATCAAGAATGTCACATGCTAACATTTCACACCACGACTTCACGACTTTCAAATATCTTCCTGCTTTCTTATCTCGGTAGTGTTTACCTCGGTGAATGCATTGTAGCTGTACATAAATGGAACATACCTCCATCCTGCACACTCTGAGCTGTAGTTTTCTTTAGCAATGGTCCGTTTGAAGCTGAGGCTCTGGCGCATGTGtcaaaaagaaacaacacaagcCTGAGCGAAAGCGCTTCAGTATCGAGGCTTGATTCGTTTGGACAGAGTCACGTGTGAAGACGTCACTGCCTCCATACCACCTGATTCAATGGTTTGAGGAAGTGAATTGTTGTGAATCGCTCATGCGTTATGTGTTAATTTACCCCCCCCAGTCAAAGCCATACATAAGAAATACATAACTCACAAGCAAAGGGAGACCACACGCACACGGTGTGGTCTCCCTTTGCTTGGAAAGTTTAGCaatcaaaaatatgttttattcaaataaacataaaggaagaaaaaacatacaTGTTCTAAGCACCACAGCGATAGATCAGACAGATTTGTCACATGAAGCTATTACCTCAACTCTGTAAATTGGGCAACCAAAATTAGGCAGTTTATTTCAACTTGTATATTTAAGCTGCTCTTCATACTTTTTGCCACCAGATGCCATCAGAGAGCAATGTGTTGAAAATCTTCCAGTAATGAGCCATTTTCGCTTCACTGCTTCAGAGAgcttcatttggccatcactagtTTTCTTACTGTTCTGTACACAGTGAAGAACTGAGCGACTACTTTGCTTTCACTTTCTGCAGGTCTCAGTTATATTAAAAGATTCCGAACTGGAGGCCACACCTGTCATTACACCATATGTTATGACTGGTATGTAGACTTCTTCTGTGACATGGTTGTCTGGAGACATATTAAAACAATATGCAACAACATGCTCCGCAGGGTTGGCAACATTTTATCATCGAGACTGAGTTGGTGAAACCACATAACCCAAATTTAGGTGttaaggaaataaaaaaagtcaaactttcATGCATGCATTGTTAAAAATGCTGTCATAGAAATATGattgtttttgcatgtttagaaaaaaaacacaagaggtTTATATGAGGGGCCTTTTACTTAAAGTCTCCCAGCACCTTGTAAAGGTAGCGTCACTTCTCGCCTTGCAGTAAGAGGTATTGTCCAGTAGAGGTCACTGTAGCTCCACGCTGTGACTTTCCTCAGTGTCATGCTGTCCGTGGGTGAACAGCAGGGACGCTGCAGGCCTGCATGTGACCGTCCGGTCAACGCACAGTTGTCAAACACATTCTGTTTATTTAACACCGTGTTCTCTCACTAAATATATTATCACCTGCAGCTTTTCATGAATAGGAGTCACTGGCACAATAGAAATAGATGACTGGGTCTGCTGTCCTGGGCCCGCTCTGCAGAGCACGCAGACACTGCTATTAATACTCACACCAAGAACTGGTGGTAGGATGCTGGTGAAGattctataaataaaaaaaaaatgtgtgcatgtgtggctgTGCATGAGTGTGGCTTATATTCATATACAAagggggaaaaatgaaaaacacatcaagtctttttcctgtagtttgtgtgtgtgtgtgagagagagaatttGTTTTTATCAATTCTGCTTTATAGGCAGGTTGTGGGGGAAAAGATAGAATACAATTATTGGATTCTTATTAAAAAAGTTAATAAACgtgaataaaatattaaataatttaatattttatttaaaaatgtattaggtcgaaataatttaaataatacatgtatctctgttttaaatgtaccaTCGCCTTTAAATGTCGGAGAAAAACAATGCAGGCTGTGTATGACCCGCATTGATGCTCTCCTGTGTGAGCCGGGGTTCTCCCCCCAGTCTGTGGCATCAAAGCAGAGTGGGCTCCCACAGCAGTGAAAGTATCAAGCGGGTCGGATTGACGAGGTTTAGACATCTGTCAAATTCAGCCAATAGAATATACATTAGTAATATTGAAAAAAAACCGCTGTGAGCGCAGATTAAGTCTTTCTAATCTGATCACAAAGGTAGAATGGAAGCAAAACACGGCGTCCAAACCGTCATGGATAGCAACAGAAATATCACATTATTTCACTTATTCTAAAACAGAAGTGCACTGAACGTCAACGCGTTTCTATACCCGCTCTGCTGCCTGTcaaacatcatcatcctctGATGTGAAGGTCAGGCTGCGTCTCACTGCTGTCCCATGAAAAGCATGTCCATGTCCAGCGCTGGTCACTTCTCTGTTTCCAGGTCAGTagactgctgctgtggctgtacGTGTTGAGCCTGCAGGATCATGAAAACACGCCTGAAAAGAAGTCACCGTCAATTatcaggctgcagcaggttttttttaagcttttctttccttctgaaACAGAATCAGCAGCTCCCACACCGCGCTCTATTCTCAGACCTAACGCTGAGGTAACATGAAAGAGGCTACACGTCTCATATCATTAAATGAATCAGCAACAGATAAAAGTTAAACTGCAGAAAATTAtagaaagtttaaaaaaaatgacataaaaaaatTTAATTTCGGATATTAAAGTGTGAccataaaaagaagaaatgcaCTAATTATTGTGGCGTTCATTTGCagagacaataaataaatacaactttCACCCTCTGTCAGATTCTTCTGGCCTCCAAACGAGCCTTATTGCAGTATTTTTACAATTTGTcgtgatgtgtttgtgtcctcctatcagagcacagctgctgggTGAACTGTTCGGGTTGGCTCCTGCTGAGAATTTCAATTCAAAATTATTTAGCTGTACATAATTTccttaaataaatgaattatgTAGTGTTGTTATTCAGTGATATTGTGGCTCCTTCCTAAATTTTCTTTGTGTGACAGAAAAATCACTTCTTCCTTTTTCCAGTGGAATATAAGGACTGTAACATATGGCACAAGCAGGTACTGAATAAGATGCTGTGATGAATAATTACA
The genomic region above belongs to Parambassis ranga chromosome 9, fParRan2.1, whole genome shotgun sequence and contains:
- the LOC114441414 gene encoding E3 ubiquitin-protein ligase DTX3L, which codes for MEFITDISLVIDETNYEDPRRLKGILSSYSPERKGSCYKVKGNIEQLKHLVVKLESTMHHSSTATRGRTRQQDAHRVSPLDVSADVMEYIEEKYADKLKTIQGKSIEIKKQPVPRAAPGSTVQLIFRPHPDSLSTADRLYSDLVRQRFITFYQRTASDLQVTSVSLRSHDQADLKEMFPHILFKPSNNKHEFTVTGPFAHIFNLKQLLSEKARDSGNRVQADMPYSGSKAPSPTHSKDPEDSCPICMEPIAEKEKKTLRCKHSFCRDCLKRAFEYKPVCPTCGQLYGTLTGTQPEGGTMKVTTHSSSLPGYKNYGTIIIEYHIPSGIQKEEHPNPGQPYEGVFRTAYLPDSSEGRMILNLLKRAFDQRLIFTIGRSTTSGRNNMVTWNDIHHKTTTHGGPTHYGYPDSDYLKRVQDELRVKGIE